A window from Sus scrofa isolate TJ Tabasco breed Duroc chromosome 2, Sscrofa11.1, whole genome shotgun sequence encodes these proteins:
- the LOC110259270 gene encoding olfactory receptor 4C16-like, whose translation MQLNNNVTEFLLLGLAQDPVKKKIVFVTFLIFYLGTLMGNLLIITTIRTSRALGSPMYFFLFNLSLTDTFLSTSIAPRVIADALLKNATVSFNECIVQVFSSHFFGCLEIFILILMAVDRYVAICKPLHYTTIMSHRVCGVLMAVAWIGSCVHSSAQIFLALSLPFCGPNVIDHYFCDLQPLLKLACADTYVTNLLLVSNSGAICTVSFVMLMVSYVIILYSLRNHSAEGRKKALSTCISHITVVILFFGPCIFIYTRPATTFPMDKMIAVFYTVGTPLINPLIYTLRNAEVKNAMRMLWNKQFISGDKK comes from the coding sequence ATGCAGCTGAACAATAATGTGACTGAGTTCCTTCTACTTGGGTTGGCACAGGATCCTGTTAAGAAGAAAATAGTGTTTGTCACTTTCTTGATTTTCTACTTGGGGACATTGATGGGTAACCTGCTGATTATTACTACCATCAGGACCAGTCGGGCACTTGGGAGtccaatgtacttcttccttttcaacttATCTTTAACTGATACCTTCCTCTCTACTTCCATTGCTCCTAGAGTGATTGCAGATGCCCTTTTGAAAAATGCCACTGTCTCTTTTAATGAATGCATAGTGCAAGTCTTTTCATCccatttctttggctgcctgGAGATCTTCATCCTTATCCTCATGGCTgttgaccgctatgtggccatctgtaagcccCTGCACTACACAACCATCATGAGCCACCGGGTCTGTGGTGTGCTGATGGCTGTGGCCTGGATAGGATCCTGTGTGCATTCTTCAGCTCAGATTTTTCTGGCCCTGAGCTTACCTTTCTGTGGTCCCAATGTGATTGATCACTATTTCTGTGACTTACAGCCTTTGCTGAAACTTGCCTGTGCAGACACCTATGTGACCAACCTACTCTTGGTGTCCAATAGTGGAGCCATCTGTACAGTGAGTTTTGTCATGCTGATGGTCTCCTATGTCATCATCTTGTATTCTCTGAGAAACCACAgtgcagaagggaggaaaaaagccctctccacctgcatCTCCCACATCACTGTGGTCATCTTGTTCTTTGGTCCttgcatatttatatacacacgcCCTGCAACCACCTTCCCCATGGATAAGATGATAGCTGTGTTTTATACAGTTGGAACACCTTTGATCAACCCTCTGATTTATACGCTGAGGAATGCAGAAGTGAAAAACGCCATGAGGATGCTATGGAACAAGCAGTTTATCTCAGGTGACAAAAAATGA